The following are encoded together in the Streptomyces rapamycinicus NRRL 5491 genome:
- a CDS encoding LysR substrate-binding domain-containing protein, which yields MRFEGKSSTFGDNIPTDRLAAGDIVVSGRHVGQSSGRAIATKAFKSTGIACVVAESFARTFYRNCFEVGLPAIEVPGIQDLVNRGEVLPVDLAAGELVTTTTGARATGSPTDPCLIDMLETDGLIAARGEAPGAVRHRVRTPSARRRPGTAAADRRPAAAGTAPAGRTARNGGWKEPACLRQNPEPMSPRQSRPTHPTHPTHPTHLANLDLNLLVTLRALLRERNVTRAARNLGVTQPAVSAALSRLRRHFGDELLARAHGAYVLTPLAAQLAGQVETVCAATERLFATGRAFDPATTERGFTLLMADYPATVLGPPLSRLFDHEAPHAALHLQLIRETLGSGAGDAIRLVDAMVSPPLGHFRTPGVESAPLFHDRWVCVASADNPLCEAESFGIADLARLPWVVPYHRDEGYPSAAPATRQLTALGIRPRIAVRVESYRAVPDFITGTRRVALVPERLAAPIASAHGLRTLTCPVPLDPLEEHLWWDASHDEDPAHSWLRDLMARAAACLGA from the coding sequence CGATATCGTGGTGAGCGGACGGCACGTCGGCCAGTCGTCCGGCCGCGCCATCGCGACGAAGGCGTTCAAGAGCACCGGCATCGCCTGTGTGGTCGCCGAGTCCTTCGCCCGCACCTTCTACCGCAACTGCTTCGAGGTGGGACTGCCCGCCATCGAGGTGCCCGGCATCCAGGACCTGGTGAACCGGGGCGAGGTGCTCCCCGTCGACCTCGCGGCCGGCGAGTTGGTCACCACCACGACGGGCGCGCGGGCCACCGGCTCGCCCACGGACCCGTGTCTGATCGACATGCTGGAGACCGACGGCCTGATCGCAGCTCGCGGCGAAGCGCCCGGAGCTGTTCGGCACCGGGTGAGGACGCCGTCGGCCCGCCGTCGACCCGGCACCGCGGCGGCGGACCGAAGGCCGGCGGCCGCCGGGACGGCCCCGGCCGGCCGGACGGCCCGGAATGGAGGATGGAAAGAGCCCGCGTGCCTGCGGCAGAATCCCGAGCCCATGAGCCCACGGCAGTCCCGCCCCACACACCCCACGCACCCCACGCACCCCACGCACCTCGCGAACCTCGACCTCAACCTTCTGGTGACGCTCCGAGCGCTGCTGCGCGAGCGGAACGTCACCCGGGCCGCCCGGAACCTCGGCGTCACCCAGCCCGCCGTCAGCGCAGCACTGTCCCGGCTGCGCCGGCACTTCGGGGACGAGCTGCTCGCCCGGGCACACGGCGCCTACGTCCTGACGCCGCTCGCCGCGCAGCTGGCCGGGCAGGTCGAGACGGTGTGCGCGGCCACCGAAAGGCTCTTCGCCACCGGCAGGGCGTTCGACCCCGCGACCACCGAACGGGGGTTCACCCTGCTGATGGCCGACTACCCGGCGACGGTCCTGGGCCCCCCGCTGTCCCGGCTGTTCGACCACGAGGCGCCCCATGCGGCGCTCCACCTCCAGCTCATCAGGGAGACCCTGGGCAGTGGCGCGGGCGACGCGATCCGGCTCGTCGACGCCATGGTCTCCCCGCCGCTCGGCCACTTCCGCACCCCGGGGGTCGAGTCGGCTCCGCTCTTCCACGACCGGTGGGTCTGCGTCGCGTCCGCCGACAATCCGCTGTGCGAGGCCGAGTCGTTCGGCATCGCGGACCTGGCACGGCTGCCGTGGGTGGTGCCCTACCACCGGGACGAGGGCTACCCGTCGGCCGCTCCGGCGACCCGGCAGCTGACCGCCCTGGGCATCCGGCCACGCATCGCCGTACGCGTGGAGAGCTACCGGGCCGTACCCGACTTCATCACCGGAACGCGGCGGGTGGCGCTCGTTCCGGAGCGGCTCGCCGCACCCATCGCGTCCGCGCACGGGCTGCGCACGCTCACCTGCCCGGTACCGCTCGATCCGCTGGAAGAGCATCTCTGGTGGGACGCGAGCCACGACGAGGACCCGGCACACAGCTGGCTGCGCGACCTGATGGCCCGGGCCGCGGCCTGCCTCGGAGCATAA
- a CDS encoding MFS transporter, translated as MSATRPVVEVAPIVERQRASRHWLLMYAVCCLITFLDGFDFQILSFAATYIRKDFGFTGTQLGTLATVGLFGTMIGALIMGYLADRIGRRPTIVASVAGFGLFMLGFAYADTYAHLFALRFVSGLFLGGVLPLTWALAAEYAPKRFRVTAVSIIMVGYTLGGAAGGPVSNWLIPEYGWRSVFVVGGVCSLLTVLAVLPLVPESVKFLVLKARPGSDERVSRILRRLQPGLSIEPGTRFTTEAQEQAHSGKRFTPTQLFLGHLAAITPLLWLVYLLSSALIYFLVFWTPMINEQMGFSVSAAATIAALASVAGAVAQLFISRFVDRKGAGIILWMPLAAVVCMLALGTGVLGPAVYVAFVIGAKMFVNGGHGGITSIAGTFYPTGIRANGAAWASSVAKVGAMVGPWLGGVILDAGLGAHGAFTVFAACPAVMVLVLFVLGRVQRRLPADAEGALSAAAAPTTGVAPVKTAAPS; from the coding sequence ATGAGCGCCACCCGACCCGTCGTGGAAGTAGCCCCGATCGTCGAGCGCCAGCGTGCGAGCCGCCACTGGCTGCTGATGTACGCCGTCTGCTGTCTGATCACCTTTCTCGACGGCTTCGACTTCCAGATCCTGTCGTTCGCCGCCACCTACATCCGCAAGGACTTCGGGTTCACCGGGACCCAGCTCGGCACCCTGGCCACGGTCGGTCTCTTCGGCACCATGATCGGCGCGCTGATCATGGGTTATCTGGCGGACCGGATCGGACGCCGTCCCACCATCGTCGCGTCGGTCGCCGGTTTCGGCCTCTTCATGCTCGGTTTCGCCTATGCGGACACCTACGCCCACCTGTTTGCCCTGCGGTTCGTGTCCGGGCTCTTCCTCGGCGGGGTACTCCCACTGACCTGGGCCCTGGCGGCCGAGTACGCGCCGAAGCGGTTCCGGGTGACCGCCGTGTCCATCATCATGGTCGGCTACACGCTCGGCGGCGCCGCCGGTGGTCCCGTCTCCAACTGGCTGATCCCCGAGTACGGCTGGCGATCGGTGTTCGTCGTCGGCGGCGTCTGCTCCCTGCTCACCGTCCTCGCGGTGCTGCCGCTGGTGCCCGAGTCGGTGAAGTTCCTGGTGCTGAAGGCCCGCCCCGGCAGCGATGAGCGCGTTTCCCGCATCCTGCGCCGCCTCCAGCCGGGCCTGTCCATCGAGCCCGGGACCCGCTTCACCACCGAGGCCCAGGAGCAGGCGCACTCGGGGAAGCGGTTCACCCCCACCCAGCTCTTCCTTGGCCACCTCGCCGCCATCACACCCCTGCTGTGGCTGGTCTACCTCCTCTCCTCGGCGCTGATCTACTTCCTGGTTTTCTGGACACCGATGATCAACGAACAGATGGGGTTCAGCGTGAGCGCGGCCGCCACCATCGCCGCCCTGGCGAGCGTCGCGGGCGCCGTGGCGCAGCTGTTCATCAGCCGGTTCGTGGACCGCAAGGGGGCGGGCATCATCCTGTGGATGCCGCTCGCGGCCGTCGTCTGCATGCTGGCACTGGGCACGGGAGTTCTCGGCCCGGCCGTCTACGTCGCCTTCGTCATCGGCGCCAAGATGTTCGTCAACGGCGGTCATGGCGGTATCACCAGCATCGCCGGCACCTTCTATCCGACGGGCATCCGCGCCAACGGCGCCGCCTGGGCCTCCTCGGTCGCCAAGGTCGGCGCCATGGTCGGCCCCTGGCTCGGCGGCGTCATCCTAGACGCCGGTCTCGGGGCACACGGCGCGTTCACCGTGTTCGCGGCCTGCCCGGCCGTGATGGTGCTGGTGCTGTTCGTGCTCGGCCGGGTCCAGCGCCGGCTGCCGGCCGACGCGGAGGGAGCGCTGTCCGCGGCGGCAGCCCCCACGACCGGCGTGGCCCCGGTGAAGACGGCGGCCCCCTCCTGA
- a CDS encoding dihydroxy-acid dehydratase, with translation MSTEPRSNHPVGSSRWATTRTQWKALGYDDEEIRRPKIAIVNSSSGLAPCFAHLDEVAEAVRRSVYDAGGLAFEIRTVAPTDFIMAAGRGGGYVLSGRDLVSYDIEAVVEGARLDGMICLASCDKTTPGQLMAAARTDVPTVIVACGYQSCGVLDNGRRVDIEEVFADAGKLAAGAISFDDLCRMSDRAITGPGVCQGMGTANTMHIVAEALGMALPGSAPTQANSETMWAAARAAAPVVMAAVEADRRPSTVMTPAAFRNAVTAVIAVSGSINAVKHLEAIAAESPYDIDVHRLFEEIGREVGPIAAVQPNGPTTIDEFDAAGGARGVLRQLGDRIDGSATTVSGTSMAEVVAGAPVDAEVIRAEPMRPESTIAVMRGNLCPDTGIVKLSVTEHRARAFRGTARVFESAPKATEAIERGEVLPGEVLVLRGLGVTGTPGMGMASSVVFALAGAGLSEQVAFVTDGQLSGLVNKGIVVGEISPEGGVPGPLGTVRTGDEIAIDVPNRTVDLLVDDEELNRRIEAYAETRAPRTWPARPGSWLGVYAGAVEPLDRGATLRRAAAN, from the coding sequence ATGTCCACCGAGCCGCGCAGCAATCATCCGGTCGGGTCGTCTCGCTGGGCGACGACGCGTACGCAGTGGAAGGCGCTGGGCTACGACGACGAGGAGATCCGCCGGCCCAAGATCGCCATCGTCAACTCCTCTTCCGGGCTCGCGCCGTGCTTCGCCCATCTCGACGAGGTCGCGGAGGCCGTCCGCCGGTCGGTGTACGACGCCGGCGGGCTGGCCTTCGAGATCCGCACCGTCGCGCCGACCGACTTCATCATGGCCGCCGGCCGGGGTGGCGGCTATGTGCTCTCGGGCCGCGACCTGGTGTCCTACGACATCGAGGCGGTTGTCGAGGGCGCGCGGCTCGACGGGATGATCTGCCTCGCGTCGTGCGACAAGACGACGCCCGGCCAGCTGATGGCGGCCGCGCGGACCGACGTCCCCACCGTGATCGTCGCCTGCGGCTATCAGAGCTGCGGTGTCCTCGACAACGGCCGCCGCGTCGACATCGAGGAGGTCTTCGCCGATGCCGGCAAGCTCGCCGCGGGCGCCATCAGCTTCGACGACCTCTGCCGGATGTCCGACCGCGCCATCACCGGCCCCGGCGTCTGCCAGGGGATGGGCACCGCCAACACCATGCACATCGTCGCCGAGGCGCTCGGCATGGCGCTGCCCGGCTCGGCCCCCACCCAGGCCAACAGCGAGACGATGTGGGCGGCCGCGCGCGCCGCGGCCCCGGTCGTCATGGCGGCCGTCGAGGCAGACCGGCGCCCCAGCACGGTGATGACGCCCGCCGCGTTCCGCAACGCGGTGACGGCGGTCATCGCGGTCAGCGGCTCGATCAACGCGGTCAAGCATCTGGAGGCGATCGCCGCGGAGTCGCCGTACGACATCGACGTCCACCGGCTTTTCGAGGAGATCGGGCGGGAGGTCGGGCCGATAGCCGCGGTCCAGCCCAACGGGCCCACGACCATCGACGAGTTCGACGCCGCGGGCGGGGCCCGGGGCGTGCTCCGGCAACTCGGCGACAGGATCGACGGCTCGGCCACGACGGTCTCGGGCACATCGATGGCCGAGGTCGTCGCCGGCGCCCCCGTCGACGCGGAGGTGATCCGCGCCGAGCCGATGCGCCCCGAGTCCACCATCGCCGTGATGCGCGGCAATCTCTGCCCCGACACCGGAATCGTGAAGCTGTCGGTCACAGAGCACCGGGCCCGCGCCTTCCGCGGTACGGCGCGCGTCTTCGAGTCCGCGCCTAAGGCCACCGAGGCGATCGAGCGCGGCGAGGTGCTGCCGGGCGAGGTCCTTGTGCTGCGGGGTCTTGGCGTCACCGGCACCCCAGGGATGGGCATGGCCTCCAGCGTGGTCTTCGCGCTGGCCGGCGCCGGCCTGAGCGAGCAGGTGGCGTTCGTGACCGACGGACAGCTCTCTGGCCTTGTCAACAAGGGCATCGTCGTCGGCGAGATCTCCCCGGAGGGAGGCGTGCCGGGCCCGCTGGGGACCGTCCGCACCGGTGACGAGATCGCGATCGACGTCCCGAACCGGACCGTCGACCTCCTGGTCGACGACGAAGAGCTGAACCGCCGGATCGAGGCGTACGCCGAAACACGCGCGCCGCGGACCTGGCCGGCGCGGCCCGGCTCCTGGCTCGGTGTGTACGCCGGGGCCGTGGAGCCGCTCGACCGGGGCGCCACGCTGCGCCGGGCCGCCGCCAACTGA
- a CDS encoding FAD-dependent oxidoreductase yields the protein MPHPLSDLVVHTVTKPADAPAERLDADILVVGAGIAGLSAAIQARRLGRDVVLVDALPVLGGQCVNSMIGLFCGIYGNAPDYRQLTHGIFGELFEALEKTDDLHYNRTHTQTVAYDEVALGRWFENIVEELGIRVVLGASVSGVGVEGGVIERVDFATRFGPVSVTARGVVDATGDAALAWEAGLPCQVPDRTVWGSQQIRLEGLDESGKPEPAELVARLDEKAAEYGLVRRDGLAFFFPGRDTAVMNMTHVEAPLGAVDAADAQLRAARRRTGSWSSSGGSSRRRSGTPGSGPLDSRGADRPAGSPPPTS from the coding sequence ATGCCCCACCCCCTGTCCGATCTCGTCGTCCACACGGTCACCAAGCCGGCCGACGCTCCAGCCGAACGGCTCGACGCCGACATCCTCGTCGTCGGCGCCGGCATCGCCGGGCTCTCGGCGGCCATCCAGGCGCGCCGTCTCGGCCGCGATGTCGTCCTTGTCGACGCGCTCCCGGTCCTCGGTGGCCAGTGCGTCAATTCGATGATCGGGCTCTTCTGCGGGATCTACGGCAACGCGCCCGACTACCGCCAGCTCACCCACGGGATCTTCGGCGAGCTCTTCGAGGCGCTGGAGAAGACCGACGACCTCCACTACAACCGCACCCACACCCAGACGGTGGCCTACGACGAGGTCGCCCTCGGCCGCTGGTTCGAGAACATCGTCGAGGAGCTCGGTATCCGGGTGGTCCTCGGCGCCTCCGTCAGCGGCGTCGGGGTCGAGGGCGGCGTCATCGAACGCGTCGACTTCGCCACTCGCTTCGGCCCGGTGAGCGTCACCGCCCGCGGTGTCGTCGACGCGACCGGCGACGCGGCCCTCGCCTGGGAGGCGGGGCTGCCCTGTCAGGTTCCCGACCGTACCGTCTGGGGCTCCCAGCAGATCCGGCTGGAGGGACTCGACGAGTCCGGCAAGCCGGAGCCCGCCGAGCTGGTGGCCCGGCTCGATGAAAAGGCCGCCGAGTACGGTCTGGTCCGCCGTGACGGGCTCGCGTTCTTCTTCCCGGGCCGCGACACGGCGGTGATGAACATGACCCACGTCGAGGCTCCCTTGGGCGCAGTTGATGCCGCCGACGCTCAGCTGCGGGCCGCGCGCAGGCGGACCGGGTCGTGGAGTTCCTCCGGCGGGAGTTCCCGGCGGCGTTCCGGAACGCCCGGGTCCGGGCCTTTGGATTCCCGGGGCGCCGACAGACCCGCTGGCTCGCCGCCGCCCACCAGCTGA
- a CDS encoding FAD-dependent oxidoreductase, translating into MEFLRREFPAAFRNARVRAFGFPGRRQTRWLAAAHQLTLDEVRQETKFEDAVARTAWPVELHDRVEGYVWETFGPDHVHYVPLRSMLSPRARNLVAAGRCVDGDAAALSSVRVMGPCSAMGLAAAHALDLTLGEDIHQVDLTALRDRVRENVEG; encoded by the coding sequence GTGGAGTTCCTCCGGCGGGAGTTCCCGGCGGCGTTCCGGAACGCCCGGGTCCGGGCCTTTGGATTCCCGGGGCGCCGACAGACCCGCTGGCTCGCCGCCGCCCACCAGCTGACCCTCGACGAGGTGCGGCAGGAGACGAAGTTCGAGGACGCCGTCGCCCGGACGGCCTGGCCGGTCGAGCTGCACGATCGGGTCGAGGGCTACGTATGGGAGACCTTCGGCCCTGACCACGTCCACTACGTCCCGCTGCGCAGCATGCTCTCGCCGCGGGCGCGCAACCTCGTGGCCGCGGGCCGCTGTGTCGACGGGGACGCCGCCGCGCTCTCCAGCGTCCGGGTGATGGGCCCGTGCTCGGCGATGGGCCTCGCCGCCGCGCACGCCCTCGATCTGACCCTGGGCGAGGACATCCACCAGGTCGATCTGACGGCGCTGCGCGACCGCGTCCGCGAGAACGTCGAGGGCTGA
- a CDS encoding aconitase X, with amino-acid sequence MVALTDEEKAMRDGRDGDAVAAAMDLLIRYADALGAAHLCETRNVAGTNTQPSPAKTKLFEEGGWSKAFAVISLDCDDDIEVPRMKVPTCQLQHGFGDDALGIMPYSERNIELQADAESFYSSKGVNVLATCTPYQVGNLPTYGEHIAWMESSAVVYANSVLGARTNCEGGASTGSASITGRIPCWGNHLVENRYGSHLIESGLRMTGFQDWGLFGYFVGDAVQEARPVMVGDLGQPDLADLKHFGAAAASSGGVEMYHIPGRTPDAPTLEAAFGRAAPPGPLHYGEAERRAIYDSLNSIGNSEDVDFVLIGCPHASLEQIGRVARALEDRTLSAGTELWVMTPRALRAVSDRNGWTATIERAGGRVLTDSCPAMSRAAPTGTKVFATDSAKQAHYLPAILGIEAWFGTTEECVDAAVTGRWRGSLAPAAVVR; translated from the coding sequence ATGGTCGCTCTGACCGACGAAGAGAAGGCCATGCGCGACGGCCGGGACGGCGATGCCGTCGCGGCGGCGATGGATCTGCTCATCAGATATGCCGACGCACTCGGTGCCGCGCACCTGTGCGAGACCCGCAATGTGGCGGGGACCAACACCCAGCCCTCACCCGCCAAGACGAAGCTGTTCGAGGAGGGCGGTTGGTCGAAGGCGTTCGCGGTGATCAGCCTCGACTGCGACGACGACATCGAGGTGCCGCGGATGAAGGTGCCGACCTGCCAGCTCCAGCACGGCTTCGGCGACGACGCGCTGGGGATCATGCCGTACTCCGAGCGCAACATCGAGCTCCAGGCCGACGCCGAGTCGTTCTACAGCTCCAAGGGCGTCAACGTCCTGGCCACATGCACCCCGTACCAGGTGGGCAATCTGCCGACCTACGGCGAGCACATCGCCTGGATGGAGTCCTCGGCGGTGGTCTACGCCAACTCGGTCCTCGGCGCGCGCACCAACTGCGAAGGGGGCGCCTCGACCGGGTCGGCGAGCATCACGGGCCGGATCCCCTGCTGGGGCAACCACCTGGTGGAAAACCGCTACGGATCCCATCTGATCGAGTCCGGGCTGCGAATGACCGGCTTTCAGGACTGGGGCTTGTTCGGCTACTTCGTCGGCGACGCGGTTCAGGAAGCACGCCCGGTCATGGTCGGCGACCTCGGCCAGCCCGACCTGGCGGACCTGAAGCACTTCGGGGCGGCCGCCGCCTCCTCGGGCGGCGTCGAGATGTACCACATCCCGGGACGCACCCCCGATGCGCCGACGCTGGAGGCGGCCTTCGGCCGCGCCGCCCCGCCCGGGCCGCTGCACTACGGCGAGGCGGAGCGCCGCGCGATCTACGACTCGCTCAACTCGATCGGGAACAGCGAAGATGTCGACTTCGTGCTGATTGGCTGCCCGCACGCCTCGCTCGAGCAGATCGGCCGGGTCGCGCGGGCGCTCGAAGACCGCACGCTGTCGGCCGGGACCGAATTGTGGGTCATGACGCCGCGCGCGCTGCGTGCCGTCTCGGACCGCAACGGGTGGACGGCCACCATCGAGCGCGCCGGGGGCCGGGTCCTGACCGACTCCTGCCCGGCCATGTCGCGGGCCGCGCCCACGGGCACCAAGGTGTTCGCCACGGACTCGGCCAAGCAGGCGCACTACCTTCCGGCGATCCTCGGCATCGAAGCCTGGTTCGGCACCACCGAGGAGTGCGTCGATGCCGCCGTGACCGGTCGCTGGCGTGGCTCGCTGGCCCCCGCGGCGGTGGTCCGATGA
- a CDS encoding aconitase X swivel domain-containing protein: MTGAAGTRLVLRGRGIVPGRVAGRALVSHETISGWGGIEPASGTIIERRHELYGICFTGKVLVFPGAKGSSGWSGFFQSTRLMGTAPLAMVFTNLTTKAALGAIVTRVPTVTEFEDDPVAKIATGDRVEVDADNGLVIVYGPRPGHPR; the protein is encoded by the coding sequence ATGACCGGCGCCGCGGGGACCCGGCTCGTGCTCCGCGGCCGCGGCATCGTCCCGGGGCGCGTGGCGGGCCGGGCCCTGGTCTCCCACGAGACCATCTCCGGCTGGGGCGGGATCGAGCCGGCCAGCGGCACCATCATCGAGCGCAGACACGAGCTCTACGGTATCTGCTTCACCGGCAAGGTGCTGGTCTTCCCGGGGGCGAAGGGTTCCTCGGGCTGGTCCGGCTTCTTCCAGTCGACCCGCCTGATGGGCACCGCTCCGCTGGCGATGGTCTTCACCAACCTGACCACGAAGGCCGCCCTCGGCGCGATCGTGACCCGCGTCCCCACGGTGACCGAGTTCGAGGACGACCCGGTCGCCAAGATCGCGACCGGCGACCGGGTCGAGGTCGACGCCGACAACGGACTGGTGATCGTGTACGGACCGCGGCCAGGTCATCCGCGATGA
- a CDS encoding glycoside hydrolase family 3 N-terminal domain-containing protein, whose protein sequence is MNANVAVENTPEISLWNDPTVSVTARVDALIDAMTLQEKTAQLYGVWVGASDQGGEVAPHQHAMEEAVDLDALLPTGLGQLTRPFGTVPVDPALGALSLARTQSRIAATNRFGIPALAHDECLAGFAAWGATAYPVPLSWGATFDPDMVRRMGAAIGHDMRAVGVHQGLAPVLDVVRDARWGRVEETIGEDPYLVGTIGTAYVQGLESAGIVATLKHFVGYSASRAGRNLAPSSVGPRERADVLLPPFEMAIREGGARSVMNAYTDTDGMPSAADEDLLTGLLRDTWGFDGTVVADYFAIAFLKTLHGIAADWADAAGTALHAGIDVELPNVKTYGAPLAEAVADGRIPEALVDRALRRVLTQKTTLGLLDPDWNPVPAALDGAGLDDPAALRGRIDLDGPENRALARMVAEEAVVLLSNDGALPLARPRRIALLGPNADEPTAVLGCYSFPQHIGVRHPGTPLGIELPTLRDTLAAEFPDAEITVARGTGIDDGDPSGIREAAQVAREADIALVVLGDRAGLFGRGTSGEGCDAEALLLPGAQQHLLDTLLDLETPVVTVLLAGRPYALGRAVEESAAIVQSFFPGEEGTHAIAGVLSGRVNPSGRLPVSVPRGPGSQPATYLGARLAHASEVSNIDPTPAFAFGHGLSYTRFDWADLTLDAQEAPTDGEFTLTFTVRNSGGRSGTEVVQLYLHDPVASVVQPVQRLVGYTRVELKPGEARRVRVTVPADLASFTGRDGRRVVEPGELEVRLAASSADPRLTARVTLTGAERHVDHTRRLHATFGQEPVAWP, encoded by the coding sequence TGGGCCAGCTGACCCGGCCCTTCGGCACGGTCCCCGTCGACCCCGCCCTGGGTGCGCTCTCCCTGGCCCGCACCCAGAGCCGTATCGCCGCCACGAACCGGTTCGGCATCCCCGCTCTCGCGCATGACGAGTGTCTGGCCGGCTTCGCCGCCTGGGGGGCGACGGCCTACCCCGTTCCGCTGTCCTGGGGCGCCACCTTTGACCCGGACATGGTGCGGCGCATGGGCGCCGCCATCGGCCACGACATGCGTGCCGTCGGCGTCCACCAGGGACTCGCGCCTGTCCTGGATGTTGTGCGCGACGCCCGCTGGGGCCGGGTCGAGGAGACCATCGGCGAGGACCCGTACCTCGTCGGCACCATCGGGACGGCATACGTGCAGGGCCTTGAGTCCGCCGGGATCGTCGCCACCCTCAAGCATTTCGTCGGCTACTCGGCCTCCCGCGCCGGTCGCAACCTCGCCCCCTCCTCCGTGGGCCCGCGTGAACGCGCCGACGTTCTGCTGCCTCCCTTCGAGATGGCGATCCGTGAAGGCGGCGCCCGGTCGGTGATGAACGCCTACACCGACACCGACGGCATGCCCTCCGCGGCCGACGAGGATCTGCTCACCGGGCTACTGCGCGACACATGGGGCTTCGACGGTACTGTCGTCGCCGACTACTTCGCCATCGCCTTCCTGAAGACCCTGCACGGCATCGCAGCCGACTGGGCCGACGCCGCCGGCACGGCGCTGCACGCGGGCATCGACGTCGAACTGCCCAACGTCAAGACGTACGGCGCACCCCTGGCCGAGGCCGTCGCCGACGGCCGCATACCGGAGGCGCTGGTCGATCGCGCCCTGCGCCGGGTACTCACGCAGAAGACGACGCTCGGCCTGCTCGACCCGGACTGGAACCCCGTACCGGCCGCGCTCGACGGGGCCGGCCTGGACGACCCGGCAGCCTTGCGCGGCCGGATCGACTTGGACGGTCCGGAGAACCGCGCGCTGGCCCGCATGGTCGCCGAGGAAGCGGTCGTGCTGCTGAGCAATGACGGCGCCCTGCCGCTCGCGAGGCCGCGCCGCATCGCCCTGCTCGGCCCCAACGCCGACGAGCCCACCGCCGTGCTGGGCTGCTACTCCTTCCCTCAGCACATCGGCGTCCGCCACCCCGGGACCCCACTCGGCATCGAACTGCCCACGCTGCGCGACACTCTCGCCGCCGAGTTCCCCGACGCCGAGATCACGGTCGCCCGCGGCACCGGAATCGACGACGGAGATCCCTCCGGCATCCGCGAGGCCGCCCAGGTGGCACGCGAGGCCGACATCGCCCTCGTGGTGCTCGGCGACCGCGCCGGGCTCTTCGGGCGGGGCACCAGCGGTGAGGGATGCGACGCCGAGGCGCTGCTGCTGCCCGGTGCGCAGCAGCACCTGCTCGACACCCTGCTCGACCTGGAGACACCCGTGGTCACCGTGCTGCTCGCGGGACGGCCGTACGCCCTCGGCCGCGCTGTGGAGGAGTCCGCTGCGATCGTGCAGTCCTTCTTCCCGGGGGAGGAGGGCACGCACGCGATCGCCGGGGTGCTCAGCGGCCGCGTCAATCCCTCCGGACGTCTCCCGGTCAGCGTGCCGCGCGGTCCGGGTTCCCAGCCGGCCACGTACCTCGGGGCGCGGCTCGCGCACGCCAGCGAGGTGTCCAACATCGACCCGACCCCGGCGTTCGCCTTCGGCCACGGCCTGTCCTATACGCGGTTCGACTGGGCGGACCTGACCCTGGACGCCCAGGAGGCCCCCACGGACGGCGAGTTCACCCTCACCTTCACCGTCCGAAACTCAGGCGGGCGATCCGGAACCGAGGTCGTCCAGCTCTATCTGCATGACCCGGTCGCCTCCGTCGTCCAGCCGGTGCAGCGCCTCGTCGGCTACACCCGCGTCGAACTGAAGCCGGGCGAGGCCCGCCGCGTCCGTGTCACGGTCCCGGCCGACCTCGCTTCCTTCACCGGACGCGACGGTCGGCGCGTCGTCGAACCGGGCGAGCTGGAGGTGCGGTTGGCCGCCTCCAGCGCGGATCCGCGCCTGACGGCCAGGGTCACGTTGACCGGAGCCGAGCGCCACGTGGATCACACGCGGCGCTTGCACGCCACGTTCGGGCAGGAGCCGGTTGCCTGGCCATGA